A single region of the Eleginops maclovinus isolate JMC-PN-2008 ecotype Puerto Natales chromosome 16, JC_Emac_rtc_rv5, whole genome shotgun sequence genome encodes:
- the nptx1l gene encoding neuronal pentraxin 1 like — translation MQATRMGICWRLFLCSCLFLESSSQDFGAQTQFICTSVPKDMDICAATLQNSVPGDDLKTTVMQLRETVLQQKETIMNQKETIRELTSKLARCESQSGAEPGGRRKETGSKNTMGDVSRGPADTLAQLSQTLQSLKQRLENLEQFSRSNNSVQANSLKDLLQSKIDDLEKQVLSRVNSIEEGKPGLRNETEQRGRVESTLTSLHQRITDLEKGQRDNRPLDKFQLTFPLRTNYMYAKVKKSLPEMYALTVCMWLKSNASPGVGTPFSYAVPGQANELVLIEWGNNPMEILINDKVAKLPFLINDGKWHHICVTWTTRDGVWEAFQDGVKRGSGENLAPYHPIKPQGLLILGQEQDMLGGGFDATQAFVGDLANFHIWDRKLSVGEIYNLATCSSKAQVGNVFAWMETSLDIYGGASKWTFEACRQLN, via the exons ATGCAGGCCACAAGGATGGGAATCTGCTGGAgactttttttatgttcatgCCTGTTTTTGGAGAGTTCGTCTCAAGACTTTGGCGCACAGACGCAGTTCATTTGCACGTCCGTGCCCAAGGATATGGACATTTGCGCAGCCACTTTGCAGAACAGCGTGCCGGGGGACGACTTGAAGACCACTGTTATGCAGCTGCGGGAGACGGTTTTGCAGCAGAAAGAGACGATCATGAACCAGAAAGAGACGATCAGAGAACTGACCTCAAAGTTGGCTCGGTGTGAGAGTCAGAGCGGCGCCGAGCCCGGAGGCAGGAGGAAAGAAACCGGGAGCAAAAACACAATGGGGGATGTATCGAGGGGCCCCGCGGACACTTTGGCGCAACTATCACAGACTTTACAATCGCTGAAGCAGAGATTAGAAAACCTGGAG CAATTCAGCAGAAGTAACAACTCGGTTCAAGCGAACAGCCTCAAAGACCTGCTCCAGAGTAAAATCGACGACCTGGAGAAGCAGGTGTTGTCCCGGGTGAACAGCATCGAGGAGGGGAAGCCCGGGCTGAGGAATGAGACAGAGCAGCGTGGGAGAGTGGAGTCCACGCTCACATCTCTCCACCAGAGGATCACCGACCTGGAGAAAG GTCAAAGAGACAACAGGCCTCTGGATAAATTCCAGCTCACGTTTCCATTGAGAACAAACTACATGTACGCAAAAGTGAAGAAGAGTTTGCCAGAGATGTACGCcctcactgtgtgcatgtggctCAAATCCAACGCTTCTCCGGGAGTGGGCACACCTTTCTCCTACGCAGTTCCGGGTCAAGCCAATGAGCTGGTCCTCATCGAATGGGGAAACAACCCGATGGAGATACTGATAAATGACAAG GTTGCTAAGCTGCCTTTCCTTATTAATGACGGAAAGTGGCATCACATCTGTGTCACATGGACCACTCGTGACGGTGTTTGGGAAGCTTTCCAAGATGGCGTGAAGAGGGGGAGTGGAGAGAATCTGGCTCCCTATCATCCTATCAAACCACAGGGCCTGCTGATCCTCGGTCAAGAGCAG GACATGCTGGGCGGAGGATTTGACGCCACACAAGCTTTCGTCGGAGACCTGGCAAATTTTCACATCTGGGATCGGAAATTATCGGTTGGAGAGATTTACAATCTGGCGACTTGCAGCAGCAAAGCACAAGTGGGCAACGTTTTCGCATGGATGGAAACAAGCCTTGATATTTACGGAGGGGCCTCGAAGTGGACATTTGAAGCTTGTCGCCAGCTCAACTGA